One genomic segment of Chelonia mydas isolate rCheMyd1 chromosome 1, rCheMyd1.pri.v2, whole genome shotgun sequence includes these proteins:
- the GPR15 gene encoding G-protein coupled receptor 15 has translation MSETILSYNDSYEYSFSTESPEDYCQALSIPYMGIFLPILYATVFLVGIVGNAILMGALIFKFRVRRLIDIFILNLAASDFVFLLTLPLWVHKEIWLGVWRSGSFLCKGSSYIISVNMYCSIFLLTCMSADRYLAIIHPSVARKVRTRFYTNGLCICVWILSCLLGLPTLLSRELRQYNGQAYCTDVELTPAKRIVSLVTLILAFFFPLLSILTFYCSITKKLCMHYQKSGKHDKKLRKSIKIVFIVVAAFVFSWIPYNIFKLLAIISGLQDLKPPFCLPYVLAQVGMEVSSPFAFANSCANPFIYYCFDGYIHRNILRCLCPWVKGHSTGSSSDSLNTRISHSMSTFINGEDAIRKRRRSLSL, from the coding sequence ATGTCTGAGACAATTTTAAGCTATAACGATAGCTATGAATATTCTTTTTCCACGGAGAGTCCTGAAGACTACTGCCAAGCTCTGTCCATACCATATATGGGCATTTTCCTTCCTATTCTGTATGCCACTGTGTTCCTGGTGGGAATCGTCGGCAATGCCATCCTGATGGGAGCCCTGATCTTCAAATTTCGAGTCCGCAGGCTGATCGACATCTTTATCCTCAACTTAGCTGCCTCTGACTTTGTTTTCCTCCTCACATTGCCACTCTGGGTGCACAAGGAGATCTGGCTGGGGGTCTGGAGGTCAGGCTCCTTTCTCTGCAAGGGCAGTTCGTACATCATCTCAGTCAACATGTATTGCAGTATCTTCCTCCTCACTTGCATGAGTGCTGACCGGTACCTGGCCATCATACACCCCTCTGTAGCCAGGAAAGTCAGAACAAGATTCTACACTAATGGACTTTGCATCTGTGTCTGGatcctctcctgcctcctagGGCTTCCCACACTTCTGTCCAGAGAACTGAGGCAATATAATGGCCAGGCTTACTGTACAGATGTGGAGCTCACACCCGCTAAACGGATTGTGTCACTGGTAACGTTAATTCTGGCCTTCTTTTTCCCCTTGCTGAGCATCTTGACCTTCTACTGCTCCATCACCAAGAAGCTCTGCATGCATTACCAGAAATCTGGGAAACATGACAAAAAGCTGAGGAAATCTATCAAGATTGTCTTCATTGTAGTGGCTGCCTTTGTTTTCTCCTGGATTCCCTacaacattttcaagcttctgGCTATCATCTCTGGGCTCCAGGACCTGAAGCCACCTTTCTGCCTTCCTTATGTCCTTGCCCAGGTGGGCATGGAAGTGAGCAGCCCCTTTGCATTTGCCAACAGTTGTGCCAACCCTTTCATCTACTACTGCTTTGATGGCTATATCCACAGGAACATCTTGCGGTGCCTGTGTCCATGGGTGAAGGGCCACAGCACTGGGAGCAGTTCTGACAGCTTGAACACTCGCATCAGCCATTCCATGTCCACTTTTATTAATGGGGAGGATGCCATTAGGAAACGGAGGCGCTCTCTGTCACTCTGA